A region from the Neurospora crassa OR74A linkage group V, whole genome shotgun sequence genome encodes:
- a CDS encoding 60S ribosomal protein L19, producing the protein MAPYPQGPPAGRRVSKRSKLRVGTFIEPSTGERFRRTFTLRLPLRRRSVQAALNGNGTSANTAILPVFSDQQSLSERSHAVAHNLRAGVVRGFQWLNSPTGRGVLKCTLAYTIASLATFLAPISDFLGKPDGKHVVATITVYFHPARSAGSMIEAILIAIVAVAYAQVVSILSMCTSVLFGNVWGNPALAHTLVLVVFIGGGFGFIGWLKQTMNNPLVNVGSTLASLAIIGVVTKETAVLTSVFSNQKIIQILKMLAMGITTTTVVNLLVWRVSAVHLLRQSMTKTSTALGDMLAMITHGFLSGAEDELLSKEFNAASAAYQSAYPQLTKNLREAKFERYFLGQEKIYQLDRAVVKSMETLAQSIGGLRSAANTQFALLKESFEQADQPPLSPRMQRAASTILKSGKDRSLVLQAIREASDEGDDEDDDRVPPKSDTRRSDVSTVPSFRNSGEIFELFIALLGPSMKSLAYTLSEVLRDPPFGSAPKYEIMINDQFRQSLTDALGLFNDARAKALHELYKHLEMDRTRSEQIQADFEEVAAACGHFSFSLQSFAEEMQKYLDVLDDLKHESQFKRRSWHWLVWWRSKHHHSRFFPALPYNQVPEEQEGLIRPIKKTAIPKGIPDSMVQRRDTYNWEAAKSQSSRVVATLSQKLLRFMRRLARDDVRFGLKVGIGAILWAMNAFIPQTRDTYQHWRGEWGFLSFMIVCSMTVGAANTTGWARFLGTMIGAGAAYVNWNVTQGNALGLIVLGWLMAFWSFWMMIARGQAPLGRITLLAYNVSTLYAYSLSQKVDDDDDDEGGMHPIIGEIVWHRFIAVTAGILWGLIVCRLIWPISARKKFQQGLSMLYLQMGLIWKRGPLAILLRSDCSRSYLKSGEMTALKKYATRLDALRASAASEFELRGPFPAAQAGRLMQCANRLLDAFYAMSLVTQRRGHLTEGERALLLYTAEERKALCDRICHVFQVLASSLMLEYPLTDAIPSVLGQRDKLLAKIFRFRKEHMPCRTLQSISVDGDRDRDSVTTAAGRANSYVTAASSFGQGADGSWNNSLRGSIDSLENGSGGGNIINIDNNNNDNPLAHVTVEERDYALLYAYALVTGQVAEELSEVAREIEGLFGVLDKESILLQ; encoded by the exons ATGGCACCTTATCCTCAGGGTCCTCCTGCCGGTCGCAGGGTCTCTAAGAGAAGC AAACTGCGCGTTGGTACCTTTATTGAACCTTCGACAGGCGAGCGATTTCGGCGCACCTTTACTCTTCGGCTGCCACTGCGGAGGAGAAGCGTCCAGGCCGCCCTCAACGGAAATGGCACCTCCGCGAACACGGCCATACTACCCGTCTTCTCGGACCAGCAGTCCCTCTCAGAACGCTCCCATGCCGTGGCGCATAACCTGCGAGCCGGTGTGGTCCGAGGCTTCCAGTGGCTGAACTCCCCCACCGGCCGAGGAGTGCTCAAGTGTACTCTGGCCTACACGATTGCCAGTCTAGCCACCTTCTTGGCTCCGATTTCCGACTTCCTCGGCAAACCGGACGGCAAGCATGTAGTCGCGACCATCACGGTCTATTTTCACCCGGCGAGGTCCGCTGGCTCCATGATAGAGGCTATTCTCATTGCTATCGTTGCCGTGGCTTACGCGCAGGTGGTGTCCATCCTGTCCATGTGCACCTCGGTTCTCTTTGGCAATGTCTGGGGCAATCCTGCTCTGGCCCACACCCTGGTTCTGGTCGTCTTCATTGGTGGCGGGTTTGGCTTCATCGGCTGGCTTAAGCAGACCATGAACAACCCGCTGGTCAATGTGGGCTCTACCTTGGCCTCGCTTGCCATCATTGGTGTTGTCACCAAGGAGACGGCTGTGCTTACAAGCGTCTTCTCCAACCAAAAGATTATACAAATCCTCAAGATGCTCGCCATgggcatcaccaccactaccgtGGTCAATCTGCTTGTGTGGCGCGTTTCTGCCGTGCACTTACTCCGACAGTCCATGACCAAGACCTCCACTGCCCTGGGAGATATGCTTGCTATGATCACTCATGGTTTCCTCAGCGGGGCCGAAGATGAGCTTCTTTCCAAAGAGTTCAATGCCGCATCAGCTGCGTACCAGTCAGCTTACCCGCAACTGACCAAGAATCTGCGTGAGGCAAAGTTCGAGCGGTACTTTTTAGGCCAGGAAAAGATATACCAGCTTGATAGAGCGGTGGTCAAGTCCATGGAGACCCTCGCTCAGTCAATTGGCGGACTCAGAAGCGCAGCTAACACACAGTTCGCCCTACTGAAGGAGTCGTTCGAACAGGCCGATCAGCCGCCTTTGTCACCCAGAATGCAGCGGGCGGCATCCACTATCCTCAAAAGTGGCAAAGACCGGTCACTTGTCTTGCAAGCTATTCGGGAGGCTTCTGAcgaaggtgatgatgaagatgatgatagaGTTCCACCTAAAAGCGATACACGCCGCTCTGATGTGTCGACTGTACCGTCATTCCGCAACTCTGGAGAAATTTTCGAGCTTTTTATTGCGCTCTTGGGGCCTTCGATGAAGTCACTGGCCTATACACTCTCCGAAGTGCTTCGCGATCCGCCTTTTGGATCTGCCCCAAAGTACGAAATCATGATTAATGACCAGTTCCGCCAGAGTCTGACTGATGCTCTGGGTCTCTTCAACGATGCGAGAGCTAAGGCCCTCCATGAGTTGTACAAGCACCTCGAGATGGATCGGACGAGATCGGAACAGATACAAGCTGACTTTGAAGAAGTTGCGGCGGCGTGCGGCCACTTCAGTTTCAGCTTGCAATCCTTTGCCGAGGAGATGCAAAAGTATCTGGATGTGCTGGATGACCTGAAGCATGAGAGCCAATTCAAAAGGCGTAGCTGGCACTGGCTTGTCTGGTGGAGGAGCAAACATCACCATAGTCGGTTCTTTCCTGCCCTGCCATACAACCAGGTGCCGGAGGAGCAAGAGGGCTTGATCAGGCCGATCAAGAAGACAGCCATCCCCAAGGGTATCCCTGATTCCATGGTCCAACGAAGGGACACGTATAACTGGGAGGCAGCCAAAAGCCAGTCGAGTAGGGTCGTGGCGACGCTGTCTCAAAAACTGCTTCGGTTTATGAGGAGGCTTGCCAGAGACGATGTTCGCTTCGGTCTCAAGGTCGGTATCGGTGCCATCCTATGGGCCATGAATGCCTTCATTCCCCAGACGAGAGACACCTATCAGCACTGGCGAGGCGAATGGGGTTTCCTCTCCTTCATGATCGTCTGTTCCATGACCGTGGGCGCAGCCAACACTACTGGTTGGGCTAGGTTCCTCGGGACTATGATTGGCGCAGGAGCAGCCTATGTGAACTGGAACGTCACCCAAGGCAATGCTTTGGGGCTGATCGTCCTCGGCTGGCTGATGGCCTTTTGGAGTTTCTGGATGATGATAGCACGTGGCCAAGCTCCCCTGGGACGCATCACCTTGCTCGCCTACAACGTCTCAACCCTCTACGCATACTCCCTTTCCCAAAAggtcgatgacgacgatgacgacgaagggGGTATGCACCCCATCATCGGCGAAATCGTCTGGCACCGGTTCATCGCCGTTACCGCCGGCATCCTCTGGGGCCTGATCGTCTGCCGTCTGATCTGGCCCATCTCTGCCCGCAAGAAATTCCAGCAAGGTCTGAGCATGCTCTACCTCCAAATGGGTCTGATTTGGAAGCGCGGTCCCCTAGCCATCCTGCTCAGAAGCGACTGCAGCCGCTCCTACCTAAAATCCGGCGAGATGACCGCCCTCAAGAAATACGCCACCCGCCTCGACGCCCTCCGCGCCAGTGCCGCCTCCGAGTTCGAGCTGCGCGGCCCCTTCCCCGCCGCCCAGGCCGGCAGACTGATGCAGTGCGCCAACCGCCTGCTCGATGCCTTCTACGCGATGTCCCTCGTTACGCAACGCAGGGGCCATCTGACCGAGGGCGAACGAGCTTTGTTGCTGTACACGGctgaagagaggaaagccctCTGCGACCGCATCTGCCATGTCTTCCAGGTTTTGGCTTCCTCACTCATGCTGGAATACCCGCTCACGGACGCCATCCCATCTGTGCTAGGTCAGCGCGACAAGCTCCTGGCGAAAATCTTTCGGTTCAGAAAGGAACATATGCCTTGCCGTACTCTACAAAGCATCAGCGTCGACGGAGACCGAGACCGAGACTCCGTAACGACGGCAGCTGGACGAGCCAATAGCTATGTCACTGCCGCGTCCAGTTTCGGACAGGGAGCGGATGGAAGCTGGAATAATAGCCTGAGGGGAAGCATTGATAGCTTGGAGAACGGcagtggcggcggcaacaTTATTAACattgacaacaacaacaacgataATCCGTTGGCGCATGTCACGGTGGAGGAACGCGACTATGCCCTGCTTTATGCTTATGCGCTGGTGACGGGGCAAGTGGCGGAGGAGCTGAGCGAGGTGGCGAGGGAGATTGAGGGGCTGTTTGGAGTTTTGGATAAGGAGTCTATTCTCTtgcagtag
- a CDS encoding HAD superfamily hydrolase: MRRTLFMMSNITNNTSKRFFAPLKEPFTAAGSQLRKLEGVVFDMDGTLCEPQTYMFALMRSALSIPKSTDILDHIYSLPTPSAQATAMESIRSIEREAMVTQVAQPGLVTLMSYLDARGIRKGICTRNFDAPVNNLIEKFLTGSVFHPIVTREFRPPKPDPAGILHIAKAWGLARRAGAGESGVPEVGEEEHESAAAAAARTETTTTNGASTEEGLKKTEEGEWVADASGLIMVGDSIDDMTAGRRAGAKTVLLVNDVNRHLVDHEHTDLVIERLDQLVEVLEEGLL, encoded by the exons ATGCGTCGGACACTTTTCATGATGAGCAACATTACTAACAACACTTCGAAACGGTTCTTTGCGCCGCTGAAAGAGCCCTTCACGGCGGCCGGCTCTCAACTGCGCAAGCTGGAGGGTGTGGTCTTTGATATGGACGGGACATTAtg CGAACCCCAAACCTACATGTTCGCACTCATGCGCTCCGCCCTCTCCATCCCCAAATCCACCGACATCCTCGACCACATCTACTCCCTCCCCACCCCCTCCGCCCAAGCCACCGCCATGGAATCCATCCGGTCCATCGAGCGCGAAGCCATGGTCACCCAAGTCGCCCAGCCGGGTCTGGTGACGCTCATGTCCTACCTCGACGCGCGCGGGATCCGCAAGGGCATCTGCACCCGCAACTTTGACGCGCCCGTGAACAACCTGATTGAAAAGTTCCTGACCGGGTCCGTGTTTCATCCCATTGTGACCAGGGAGTTTCGCCCGCCGAAACCGGATCCGGCGGGTATCTTGCACATTGCCAAGGCGTGGGGGCTGGCGAGACGGGCGGGCGCGGGGGAGAGCGGTGTGCCGGaggtgggcgaggaggagcatgagagtgctgctgctgctgctgctaggacggagacgacgacgacgaatggGGCAAGTACAGAAGAGGGTCTGAAAAAGACAGAGGAAGGGGAGTGGGTGGCGGATGCGAGTGGGCTGATTATGGTGGGGGATAGTATTGATGATATGACGGCTGGACGGAGGGCGGGGGCCAAGACCGTCTTGTTGGTTAATGATGTGAATAGGCACTTGGTGGATCACGAGCATACGGACTTGGTGATCGAGAGGTTGGATCAGTTGGTTGAGGTtttggaggaggggttgtTGTGA
- the mek-2 gene encoding mitogen activated protein kinase kinase 2, producing MADPFAPRSMKRKNVKGLALAPAAPKPPPTAETFYKDKDDDNNAQLEIGIEFNLDLRPEDLDLIKELGAGNGGTVSKVRHIPTNTVMARKVIHVEAKKEMRKRIVRELQIMHGCHSEYIVTFYGAFLNEHNDVIMCMEYMDVGSLDRISRVFGPVRVDVLGKIAEATLGGLTYLYSKHHIMHRDIKPSNILVNSKGHIKLCDFGVSGELVNSVADTFVGTSTYMAPERIQGDKYTVKSDVWSFGLTVMELAIGKFPFASDQLGDDAENAPAGILDLLQQIVHEPAPKLPKSDAFPQILEDMIQKCLYKEPERRPTPQELFDRDPFVQAAKRTPVDLREWACSLMDRDNRKSHLQPQLSPSSHDFLRSSDEPTPTSGEIPILGTMVSPRDQHGSVPTRPPPSSRTGSAGRTGGPSVHPGLGSRAATTGSQPRYPQQAPPPPHPPFEKRPSMSTGHSYTSSSSSSRSGFALPIRPGPPGQPMPPPPPRRQLTAEELQRESRRQAAMQPPTGRF from the exons ATGGCCGACCCATTTGCCCCGCGCTCCATGAAGCGCAAGAACGTCAAAGGTCTTGCCTTGGCTCCTGCCGCTCCCAAGCCCCCGCCGACGGCCGAGACCTTTTACAAGGATaaagacgacgacaacaatgCCCAGCTAGAGATCGGCATCGAGTTCAACCTGGACCTCAGGCCCGAAGATCTGGACCTCATCAAAGAGTTGGGAGCTGGAAACGGAGGCACAGTCAGCAAAGTCAGGCATATCCCGACAAATACAGTTATGGCTCGCAAG GTTATCCATGttgaggccaagaaggagatgcGCAAGCGTATCGTTCGCGAGCTTCAGATCATGCACGGCTGCCATTCCGAATACATTGTCACCTTCTATGGCGCCTTCCTTAACGAGCACAACGATGTGATCATGTGCATGGAGTACATGGATGTTGG CTCGCTCGACCGTATCTCCCGTGTCTTCGGTCCAGTCCGCGTTGATGTCCTCGGAAAGATTGCTGAAGCTACCCTTGGCGGTCTCACGTACCTCTACTCCAAACACCACATCATGCACAGAGACATCAAGCCCTCCAACATCCTCGTCAACTCAAAGGGCCACATCAAGCTTTGCGATTTCGGTGTTTCCGGAGAGCTAGTTAACTCTGTCGCCGACACCTTTGTGGGTACATCCACATACATGGCTCCCGAAAGAATCCAGGGCGACAAGTACACAGTCAAGTCTGATGTGTGGAGTTTCGGCTTGACTGTCATGGAGTTGGCGATTGGCAAGTTCCCGTTCGCCAGTGATCAACTTGGGGATGATGCTGAAAATGCTCCCGCCGGTATTCTCGACCTTCTCCAACAAATTGTTCACGAGCCAGCACCGAAGCTACCCAAGAGCGATGCTTTCCCACAAATCCTTGAGGATATGATCCAGAAGTGTCTTTACAAGGAACCCGAGAGGCGGCCGACGCCTCAAGAGCTCTTT GACCGCGATCCCTTTGTACAAGCGGCGAAGAGAACCCCAGTCGACCTGAGAGAGTGGGCCTGCAGCTTGATGGACCGGGACAACCGCAAGTCTCATCTGCAGCCACAACTCTCTCCGTCGTCGCACGATTTTCTAAGGTCCAGCGATGAACCTACACCCACTTCAGGTGAGATTCCGATTCTGGGGACTATGGTGTCACCTCGTGATCAACATGGAAGCGTACCAACCCGACCCCCGCCAAGCAGCCGAACAGGCAGCGCTGGCCGCACAGGTGGACCGTCTGTACATCCGGGACTAGGGAGCCGAGCAGCTACGACTGGCTCTCAGCCCAGATACCCGCAGcaggctcctcctcctcctcatcctccgtTCGAAAAGAGGCCCTCCATGTCAACCGGCCATTCGTATACCagttcctcgtcctcgagcCGATCGGGCTTCGCCCTACCCATCCGACCGGGGCCTCCGGGCCAgccgatgccgccgccgcccccacGAAGACAGTTGACAGCGGAGGAACTGCAGAGGGAAAGTCGCCGACAAGCCGCAATGCAGCCTCCAACTGGCCGATTTTGA
- the mek-2 gene encoding mitogen activated protein kinase kinase 2, variant, producing MADPFAPRSMKRKNVKGLALAPAAPKPPPTAETFYKDKDDDNNAQLEIGIEFNLDLRPEDLDLIKELGAGNGGTVSKVRHIPTNTVMARKVIHVEAKKEMRKRIVRELQIMHGCHSEYIVTFYGAFLNEHNDVIMCMEYMDVGSLDRISRVFGPVRVDVLGKIAEATLGGLTYLYSKHHIMHRDIKPSNILVNSKGHIKLCDFGVSGELVNSVADTFVGTSTYMAPERIQGDKYTVKSDVWSFGLTVMELAIGKFPFASDQLGDDAENAPAGILDLLQQIVHEPAPKLPKSDAFPQILEDMIQKCLYKEPERRPTPQELFDRDPFVQAAKRTPVDLREWACSLMDRDNRKSHLQPQLSPSSHDFLRSSDEPTPTSAEQAALAAQVDRLYIRD from the exons ATGGCCGACCCATTTGCCCCGCGCTCCATGAAGCGCAAGAACGTCAAAGGTCTTGCCTTGGCTCCTGCCGCTCCCAAGCCCCCGCCGACGGCCGAGACCTTTTACAAGGATaaagacgacgacaacaatgCCCAGCTAGAGATCGGCATCGAGTTCAACCTGGACCTCAGGCCCGAAGATCTGGACCTCATCAAAGAGTTGGGAGCTGGAAACGGAGGCACAGTCAGCAAAGTCAGGCATATCCCGACAAATACAGTTATGGCTCGCAAG GTTATCCATGttgaggccaagaaggagatgcGCAAGCGTATCGTTCGCGAGCTTCAGATCATGCACGGCTGCCATTCCGAATACATTGTCACCTTCTATGGCGCCTTCCTTAACGAGCACAACGATGTGATCATGTGCATGGAGTACATGGATGTTGG CTCGCTCGACCGTATCTCCCGTGTCTTCGGTCCAGTCCGCGTTGATGTCCTCGGAAAGATTGCTGAAGCTACCCTTGGCGGTCTCACGTACCTCTACTCCAAACACCACATCATGCACAGAGACATCAAGCCCTCCAACATCCTCGTCAACTCAAAGGGCCACATCAAGCTTTGCGATTTCGGTGTTTCCGGAGAGCTAGTTAACTCTGTCGCCGACACCTTTGTGGGTACATCCACATACATGGCTCCCGAAAGAATCCAGGGCGACAAGTACACAGTCAAGTCTGATGTGTGGAGTTTCGGCTTGACTGTCATGGAGTTGGCGATTGGCAAGTTCCCGTTCGCCAGTGATCAACTTGGGGATGATGCTGAAAATGCTCCCGCCGGTATTCTCGACCTTCTCCAACAAATTGTTCACGAGCCAGCACCGAAGCTACCCAAGAGCGATGCTTTCCCACAAATCCTTGAGGATATGATCCAGAAGTGTCTTTACAAGGAACCCGAGAGGCGGCCGACGCCTCAAGAGCTCTTT GACCGCGATCCCTTTGTACAAGCGGCGAAGAGAACCCCAGTCGACCTGAGAGAGTGGGCCTGCAGCTTGATGGACCGGGACAACCGCAAGTCTCATCTGCAGCCACAACTCTCTCCGTCGTCGCACGATTTTCTAAGGTCCAGCGATGAACCTACACCCACTTCAG CCGAACAGGCAGCGCTGGCCGCACAGGTGGACCGTCTGTACATCCGGGACTAG